From Pongo pygmaeus isolate AG05252 chromosome 1, NHGRI_mPonPyg2-v2.0_pri, whole genome shotgun sequence, one genomic window encodes:
- the ALDH4A1 gene encoding delta-1-pyrroline-5-carboxylate dehydrogenase, mitochondrial isoform X3 gives MLLPAPALRRALLSRPWTGAGLRWKHTSSLKVANEPVLAFTQGSPERDALQKALKDLKGQTEAIPCVVGDEEVWTSDVRYQVSPFNHGHKVAKFCYADKSLLNKAIEAALAARKEWDLKPIADRAQIFLKAADMLSGPRRAEILAKTMVGQGKTVIQAEIDAAAELIDFFRFNAKYAVELEGQQPISMPPSTNSTVYRGLEGFVAAISPFNFTAIGGNLAGAPALMGNVVLWKPSDTAMLASYAVYRILREAGLPPNIIQFVPADGPLFGDTVTSSEHLCGINFTGSVPTFKHLWKQVAQNLDRFRTFPRLAGECGGKNFHFVHRSADVESVVSGTLRSAFEYGGQKCSACSRLYVPHSLWPQIKGRLLEEHSRIKVGDPAEDFGTFFSAVIDAKSFARIKKWLEHARSSPSLTILAGGKCDDSVGYFVEPCIVESKDPQEPIMKEEIFGPVLTVYVYPDDKYKETLQLVDSTTSYGLTGAVFSQDNPDRQPRLPTWAHSSRLFVASTGGAGARAPLGTSESEPLGAGPGIGVFDWLCRI, from the exons ATGCTGCTGCCGGCGCCCGCGCTCCGCCGCGCCCTGCTGTCCCGCCCCTGGACCGGGGCCGG GCTGCGGTGGAAGCACACCTCCTCCCTGAAGGTGGCCAACGAGCCCGTCTTAGCCTTCACGCAGGGCAGCCCTGAGCGAGATGCCCTGCAAAAG GCCTTGAAGGACCTGAAGGGCCAGACGGAAGCCATCCCATGCGTGGTGGGGGATGAGGAGGTGTGGACGTCGGACGTGCGGTACCAAGTGTCG CCTTTTAACCATGGACATAAGGTGGCCAAGTTCTGTTATGCAGACAAG AGCCTGCTCAACAAAGCCATTGAGGCTGCCCTGGCTGCCCGGAAAGAGTGGGACCTGAAGCCTATTGCAGATCGGGCCCAGATCTTCCTGAAGGCGGCAGACATGCTGAGTGGGCCGCGCAGGGCTGAGATCCTCGCCAAGACCATGGTGGGACAG GGTAAGACCGTGATCCAAGCGGAGATTGACGCTGCAGCGGAACTCATCGACTTCTTCCGGTTCAATGCCAAGTATGCGGTGGAGCTGGAGGGGCAGCAGCCCATCAGCATGCCCCCGAGCACCAACAGCACGGTGTATCGGGGTCTGGAG GGCTTCGTGGCGGCCATCTCGCCCTTTAACTTCACTGCAATCGGCGGCAACCTGGCGGGGGCACCGGCCCTGATG GGCAACGTGGTCCTATGGAAGCCCAGTGACACTGCCATGCTGGCCAGCTATGCTGTCTACCGCATCCTTCGGGAGGCTGGCCTGCCCCCCAACATCATCCAGTTTGTGCCAGCTGATGGGCCCCTATTTGGGGACACTGTCACCAGCTCAGAGCACCTCTGTGGCATCAACTTCACAGGCAGTGTGCC CACCTTCAAACACCTGTGGAAGCAGGTGGCCCAGAACCTGGACCGGTTCCGCACCTTCCCACGCCTGGCTGGAG AGTGCGGCGGAAAGAACTTCCACTTCGTGCACCGCTCGGCCGACGTGGAGAGCGTGGTGAGCGGGACCCTCCGCTCAGCCTTCGAGTACGGCGGCCAGAAGTGTTCCGCCTGCTCGCGTCTCTACGTGCCACACTCGCTGTGGCCGCAGATCAAAGGGCGGCTGCTGGAGGAGCACAGTCGGATCAAAGTGGGCGAC CCTGCAGAGGATTTTGGGACCTTCTTCTCTGCAGTGATTGATGCCAAG TCCTTTGCCCGTATCAAGAAGTGGCTGGAGCACGCGCGCTCCTCGCCCAGCCTCACCATCCTGGCCGGGGGCAAGTGTGATGACTCCGTGGGCTACTTTGTGGAGCCCTGCATCGTGGAGAGCAAGGACCCGCAGGAGCCCATCATGAAGGAG GAGATCTTCGGGCCTGTACTGACTGTGTACGTCTACCCGGACGACAAGTACAAGGAGACGCTGCAGCTGGTTGACAGCACCACCAGCTATGGCCTCACGGGGGCAGTGTTCTCCCAGGATAA CCCAGACAGGCAGCCCAGGCTCCCCACATGGGCCCACAGCAGCAGGCTCTTTGTTGCCAGTACTGGTGGTGCCGGTGCCAGGGCACCACTGGGGACCAGTGAATCTgaacctctaggggcagggccaGGAATTGGTGTCTTCGACTGGCTCTGCAGGATCTGA
- the ALDH4A1 gene encoding delta-1-pyrroline-5-carboxylate dehydrogenase, mitochondrial isoform X5 produces the protein MLLPAPALRRALLSRPWTGAGLRWKHTSSLKVANEPVLAFTQGSPERDALQKALKDLKGQTEAIPCVVGDEEVWTSDVRYQVSSLLNKAIEAALAARKEWDLKPIADRAQIFLKAADMLSGPRRAEILAKTMVGQGKTVIQAEIDAAAELIDFFRFNAKYAVELEGQQPISMPPSTNSTVYRGLEGFVAAISPFNFTAIGGNLAGAPALMGNVVLWKPSDTAMLASYAVYRILREAGLPPNIIQFVPADGPLFGDTVTSSEHLCGINFTGSVPTFKHLWKQVAQNLDRFRTFPRLAGECGGKNFHFVHRSADVESVVSGTLRSAFEYGGQKCSACSRLYVPHSLWPQIKGRLLEEHSRIKVGDPAEDFGTFFSAVIDAKEIFGPVLTVYVYPDDKYKETLQLVDSTTSYGLTGAVFSQDKDVVLEATKVLRNAAGNFYINDKSTGSVVGQQPFGGARASGTNDKPGGPHYILRWTSPQVIKETHKPLRDWSYAYMQ, from the exons ATGCTGCTGCCGGCGCCCGCGCTCCGCCGCGCCCTGCTGTCCCGCCCCTGGACCGGGGCCGG GCTGCGGTGGAAGCACACCTCCTCCCTGAAGGTGGCCAACGAGCCCGTCTTAGCCTTCACGCAGGGCAGCCCTGAGCGAGATGCCCTGCAAAAG GCCTTGAAGGACCTGAAGGGCCAGACGGAAGCCATCCCATGCGTGGTGGGGGATGAGGAGGTGTGGACGTCGGACGTGCGGTACCAAGTGTCG AGCCTGCTCAACAAAGCCATTGAGGCTGCCCTGGCTGCCCGGAAAGAGTGGGACCTGAAGCCTATTGCAGATCGGGCCCAGATCTTCCTGAAGGCGGCAGACATGCTGAGTGGGCCGCGCAGGGCTGAGATCCTCGCCAAGACCATGGTGGGACAG GGTAAGACCGTGATCCAAGCGGAGATTGACGCTGCAGCGGAACTCATCGACTTCTTCCGGTTCAATGCCAAGTATGCGGTGGAGCTGGAGGGGCAGCAGCCCATCAGCATGCCCCCGAGCACCAACAGCACGGTGTATCGGGGTCTGGAG GGCTTCGTGGCGGCCATCTCGCCCTTTAACTTCACTGCAATCGGCGGCAACCTGGCGGGGGCACCGGCCCTGATG GGCAACGTGGTCCTATGGAAGCCCAGTGACACTGCCATGCTGGCCAGCTATGCTGTCTACCGCATCCTTCGGGAGGCTGGCCTGCCCCCCAACATCATCCAGTTTGTGCCAGCTGATGGGCCCCTATTTGGGGACACTGTCACCAGCTCAGAGCACCTCTGTGGCATCAACTTCACAGGCAGTGTGCC CACCTTCAAACACCTGTGGAAGCAGGTGGCCCAGAACCTGGACCGGTTCCGCACCTTCCCACGCCTGGCTGGAG AGTGCGGCGGAAAGAACTTCCACTTCGTGCACCGCTCGGCCGACGTGGAGAGCGTGGTGAGCGGGACCCTCCGCTCAGCCTTCGAGTACGGCGGCCAGAAGTGTTCCGCCTGCTCGCGTCTCTACGTGCCACACTCGCTGTGGCCGCAGATCAAAGGGCGGCTGCTGGAGGAGCACAGTCGGATCAAAGTGGGCGAC CCTGCAGAGGATTTTGGGACCTTCTTCTCTGCAGTGATTGATGCCAAG GAGATCTTCGGGCCTGTACTGACTGTGTACGTCTACCCGGACGACAAGTACAAGGAGACGCTGCAGCTGGTTGACAGCACCACCAGCTATGGCCTCACGGGGGCAGTGTTCTCCCAGGATAA GGACGTCGTGCTGGAGGCCACAAAGGTGCTGAGGAATGCTGCCGGCAACTTCTACATCAACGACAAGTCCACTGGTTCGGTGGTGGGCCAGCAGCCCTTCGGGGGGGCCCGAGCCTCTG GAACCAATGACAAGCCAGGGGGCCCACACTACATCCTGCGCTGGACGTCGCCCCAGGTCATCAAGGAAACACATAAGCCCCTGAGGGACTGGAGCTATGCGTACATGCAGTGA
- the ALDH4A1 gene encoding delta-1-pyrroline-5-carboxylate dehydrogenase, mitochondrial isoform X1, whose amino-acid sequence MLLPAPALRRALLSRPWTGAGLRWKHTSSLKVANEPVLAFTQGSPERDALQKALKDLKGQTEAIPCVVGDEEVWTSDVRYQVSPFNHGHKVAKFCYADKSLLNKAIEAALAARKEWDLKPIADRAQIFLKAADMLSGPRRAEILAKTMVGQGKTVIQAEIDAAAELIDFFRFNAKYAVELEGQQPISMPPSTNSTVYRGLEGFVAAISPFNFTAIGGNLAGAPALMGNVVLWKPSDTAMLASYAVYRILREAGLPPNIIQFVPADGPLFGDTVTSSEHLCGINFTGSVPTFKHLWKQVAQNLDRFRTFPRLAGECGGKNFHFVHRSADVESVVSGTLRSAFEYGGQKCSACSRLYVPHSLWPQIKGRLLEEHSRIKVGDPAEDFGTFFSAVIDAKSFARIKKWLEHARSSPSLTILAGGKCDDSVGYFVEPCIVESKDPQEPIMKEEIFGPVLTVYVYPDDKYKETLQLVDSTTSYGLTGAVFSQDKDVVLEATKVLRNAAGNFYINDKSTGSVVGQQPFGGARASGTNDKPGGPHYILRWTSPQVIKETHKPLRDWSYAYMQ is encoded by the exons ATGCTGCTGCCGGCGCCCGCGCTCCGCCGCGCCCTGCTGTCCCGCCCCTGGACCGGGGCCGG GCTGCGGTGGAAGCACACCTCCTCCCTGAAGGTGGCCAACGAGCCCGTCTTAGCCTTCACGCAGGGCAGCCCTGAGCGAGATGCCCTGCAAAAG GCCTTGAAGGACCTGAAGGGCCAGACGGAAGCCATCCCATGCGTGGTGGGGGATGAGGAGGTGTGGACGTCGGACGTGCGGTACCAAGTGTCG CCTTTTAACCATGGACATAAGGTGGCCAAGTTCTGTTATGCAGACAAG AGCCTGCTCAACAAAGCCATTGAGGCTGCCCTGGCTGCCCGGAAAGAGTGGGACCTGAAGCCTATTGCAGATCGGGCCCAGATCTTCCTGAAGGCGGCAGACATGCTGAGTGGGCCGCGCAGGGCTGAGATCCTCGCCAAGACCATGGTGGGACAG GGTAAGACCGTGATCCAAGCGGAGATTGACGCTGCAGCGGAACTCATCGACTTCTTCCGGTTCAATGCCAAGTATGCGGTGGAGCTGGAGGGGCAGCAGCCCATCAGCATGCCCCCGAGCACCAACAGCACGGTGTATCGGGGTCTGGAG GGCTTCGTGGCGGCCATCTCGCCCTTTAACTTCACTGCAATCGGCGGCAACCTGGCGGGGGCACCGGCCCTGATG GGCAACGTGGTCCTATGGAAGCCCAGTGACACTGCCATGCTGGCCAGCTATGCTGTCTACCGCATCCTTCGGGAGGCTGGCCTGCCCCCCAACATCATCCAGTTTGTGCCAGCTGATGGGCCCCTATTTGGGGACACTGTCACCAGCTCAGAGCACCTCTGTGGCATCAACTTCACAGGCAGTGTGCC CACCTTCAAACACCTGTGGAAGCAGGTGGCCCAGAACCTGGACCGGTTCCGCACCTTCCCACGCCTGGCTGGAG AGTGCGGCGGAAAGAACTTCCACTTCGTGCACCGCTCGGCCGACGTGGAGAGCGTGGTGAGCGGGACCCTCCGCTCAGCCTTCGAGTACGGCGGCCAGAAGTGTTCCGCCTGCTCGCGTCTCTACGTGCCACACTCGCTGTGGCCGCAGATCAAAGGGCGGCTGCTGGAGGAGCACAGTCGGATCAAAGTGGGCGAC CCTGCAGAGGATTTTGGGACCTTCTTCTCTGCAGTGATTGATGCCAAG TCCTTTGCCCGTATCAAGAAGTGGCTGGAGCACGCGCGCTCCTCGCCCAGCCTCACCATCCTGGCCGGGGGCAAGTGTGATGACTCCGTGGGCTACTTTGTGGAGCCCTGCATCGTGGAGAGCAAGGACCCGCAGGAGCCCATCATGAAGGAG GAGATCTTCGGGCCTGTACTGACTGTGTACGTCTACCCGGACGACAAGTACAAGGAGACGCTGCAGCTGGTTGACAGCACCACCAGCTATGGCCTCACGGGGGCAGTGTTCTCCCAGGATAA GGACGTCGTGCTGGAGGCCACAAAGGTGCTGAGGAATGCTGCCGGCAACTTCTACATCAACGACAAGTCCACTGGTTCGGTGGTGGGCCAGCAGCCCTTCGGGGGGGCCCGAGCCTCTG GAACCAATGACAAGCCAGGGGGCCCACACTACATCCTGCGCTGGACGTCGCCCCAGGTCATCAAGGAAACACATAAGCCCCTGAGGGACTGGAGCTATGCGTACATGCAGTGA
- the ALDH4A1 gene encoding delta-1-pyrroline-5-carboxylate dehydrogenase, mitochondrial isoform X4 encodes MLLPAPALRRALLSRPWTGAGLRWKHTSSLKVANEPVLAFTQGSPERDALQKALKDLKGQTEAIPCVVGDEEVWTSDVRYQVSPFNHGHKVAKFCYADKSLLNKAIEAALAARKEWDLKPIADRAQIFLKAADMLSGPRRAEILAKTMVGQGKTVIQAEIDAAAELIDFFRFNAKYAVELEGQQPISMPPSTNSTVYRGLEGFVAAISPFNFTAIGGNLAGAPALMGNVVLWKPSDTAMLASYAVYRILREAGLPPNIIQFVPADGPLFGDTVTSSEHLCGINFTGSVPTFKHLWKQVAQNLDRFRTFPRLAGECGGKNFHFVHRSADVESVVSGTLRSAFEYGGQKCSACSRLYVPHSLWPQIKGRLLEEHSRIKVGDPAEDFGTFFSAVIDAKEIFGPVLTVYVYPDDKYKETLQLVDSTTSYGLTGAVFSQDKDVVLEATKVLRNAAGNFYINDKSTGSVVGQQPFGGARASGTNDKPGGPHYILRWTSPQVIKETHKPLRDWSYAYMQ; translated from the exons ATGCTGCTGCCGGCGCCCGCGCTCCGCCGCGCCCTGCTGTCCCGCCCCTGGACCGGGGCCGG GCTGCGGTGGAAGCACACCTCCTCCCTGAAGGTGGCCAACGAGCCCGTCTTAGCCTTCACGCAGGGCAGCCCTGAGCGAGATGCCCTGCAAAAG GCCTTGAAGGACCTGAAGGGCCAGACGGAAGCCATCCCATGCGTGGTGGGGGATGAGGAGGTGTGGACGTCGGACGTGCGGTACCAAGTGTCG CCTTTTAACCATGGACATAAGGTGGCCAAGTTCTGTTATGCAGACAAG AGCCTGCTCAACAAAGCCATTGAGGCTGCCCTGGCTGCCCGGAAAGAGTGGGACCTGAAGCCTATTGCAGATCGGGCCCAGATCTTCCTGAAGGCGGCAGACATGCTGAGTGGGCCGCGCAGGGCTGAGATCCTCGCCAAGACCATGGTGGGACAG GGTAAGACCGTGATCCAAGCGGAGATTGACGCTGCAGCGGAACTCATCGACTTCTTCCGGTTCAATGCCAAGTATGCGGTGGAGCTGGAGGGGCAGCAGCCCATCAGCATGCCCCCGAGCACCAACAGCACGGTGTATCGGGGTCTGGAG GGCTTCGTGGCGGCCATCTCGCCCTTTAACTTCACTGCAATCGGCGGCAACCTGGCGGGGGCACCGGCCCTGATG GGCAACGTGGTCCTATGGAAGCCCAGTGACACTGCCATGCTGGCCAGCTATGCTGTCTACCGCATCCTTCGGGAGGCTGGCCTGCCCCCCAACATCATCCAGTTTGTGCCAGCTGATGGGCCCCTATTTGGGGACACTGTCACCAGCTCAGAGCACCTCTGTGGCATCAACTTCACAGGCAGTGTGCC CACCTTCAAACACCTGTGGAAGCAGGTGGCCCAGAACCTGGACCGGTTCCGCACCTTCCCACGCCTGGCTGGAG AGTGCGGCGGAAAGAACTTCCACTTCGTGCACCGCTCGGCCGACGTGGAGAGCGTGGTGAGCGGGACCCTCCGCTCAGCCTTCGAGTACGGCGGCCAGAAGTGTTCCGCCTGCTCGCGTCTCTACGTGCCACACTCGCTGTGGCCGCAGATCAAAGGGCGGCTGCTGGAGGAGCACAGTCGGATCAAAGTGGGCGAC CCTGCAGAGGATTTTGGGACCTTCTTCTCTGCAGTGATTGATGCCAAG GAGATCTTCGGGCCTGTACTGACTGTGTACGTCTACCCGGACGACAAGTACAAGGAGACGCTGCAGCTGGTTGACAGCACCACCAGCTATGGCCTCACGGGGGCAGTGTTCTCCCAGGATAA GGACGTCGTGCTGGAGGCCACAAAGGTGCTGAGGAATGCTGCCGGCAACTTCTACATCAACGACAAGTCCACTGGTTCGGTGGTGGGCCAGCAGCCCTTCGGGGGGGCCCGAGCCTCTG GAACCAATGACAAGCCAGGGGGCCCACACTACATCCTGCGCTGGACGTCGCCCCAGGTCATCAAGGAAACACATAAGCCCCTGAGGGACTGGAGCTATGCGTACATGCAGTGA
- the ALDH4A1 gene encoding delta-1-pyrroline-5-carboxylate dehydrogenase, mitochondrial isoform X2, whose product MLLPAPALRRALLSRPWTGAGLRWKHTSSLKVANEPVLAFTQGSPERDALQKALKDLKGQTEAIPCVVGDEEVWTSDVRYQVSSLLNKAIEAALAARKEWDLKPIADRAQIFLKAADMLSGPRRAEILAKTMVGQGKTVIQAEIDAAAELIDFFRFNAKYAVELEGQQPISMPPSTNSTVYRGLEGFVAAISPFNFTAIGGNLAGAPALMGNVVLWKPSDTAMLASYAVYRILREAGLPPNIIQFVPADGPLFGDTVTSSEHLCGINFTGSVPTFKHLWKQVAQNLDRFRTFPRLAGECGGKNFHFVHRSADVESVVSGTLRSAFEYGGQKCSACSRLYVPHSLWPQIKGRLLEEHSRIKVGDPAEDFGTFFSAVIDAKSFARIKKWLEHARSSPSLTILAGGKCDDSVGYFVEPCIVESKDPQEPIMKEEIFGPVLTVYVYPDDKYKETLQLVDSTTSYGLTGAVFSQDKDVVLEATKVLRNAAGNFYINDKSTGSVVGQQPFGGARASGTNDKPGGPHYILRWTSPQVIKETHKPLRDWSYAYMQ is encoded by the exons ATGCTGCTGCCGGCGCCCGCGCTCCGCCGCGCCCTGCTGTCCCGCCCCTGGACCGGGGCCGG GCTGCGGTGGAAGCACACCTCCTCCCTGAAGGTGGCCAACGAGCCCGTCTTAGCCTTCACGCAGGGCAGCCCTGAGCGAGATGCCCTGCAAAAG GCCTTGAAGGACCTGAAGGGCCAGACGGAAGCCATCCCATGCGTGGTGGGGGATGAGGAGGTGTGGACGTCGGACGTGCGGTACCAAGTGTCG AGCCTGCTCAACAAAGCCATTGAGGCTGCCCTGGCTGCCCGGAAAGAGTGGGACCTGAAGCCTATTGCAGATCGGGCCCAGATCTTCCTGAAGGCGGCAGACATGCTGAGTGGGCCGCGCAGGGCTGAGATCCTCGCCAAGACCATGGTGGGACAG GGTAAGACCGTGATCCAAGCGGAGATTGACGCTGCAGCGGAACTCATCGACTTCTTCCGGTTCAATGCCAAGTATGCGGTGGAGCTGGAGGGGCAGCAGCCCATCAGCATGCCCCCGAGCACCAACAGCACGGTGTATCGGGGTCTGGAG GGCTTCGTGGCGGCCATCTCGCCCTTTAACTTCACTGCAATCGGCGGCAACCTGGCGGGGGCACCGGCCCTGATG GGCAACGTGGTCCTATGGAAGCCCAGTGACACTGCCATGCTGGCCAGCTATGCTGTCTACCGCATCCTTCGGGAGGCTGGCCTGCCCCCCAACATCATCCAGTTTGTGCCAGCTGATGGGCCCCTATTTGGGGACACTGTCACCAGCTCAGAGCACCTCTGTGGCATCAACTTCACAGGCAGTGTGCC CACCTTCAAACACCTGTGGAAGCAGGTGGCCCAGAACCTGGACCGGTTCCGCACCTTCCCACGCCTGGCTGGAG AGTGCGGCGGAAAGAACTTCCACTTCGTGCACCGCTCGGCCGACGTGGAGAGCGTGGTGAGCGGGACCCTCCGCTCAGCCTTCGAGTACGGCGGCCAGAAGTGTTCCGCCTGCTCGCGTCTCTACGTGCCACACTCGCTGTGGCCGCAGATCAAAGGGCGGCTGCTGGAGGAGCACAGTCGGATCAAAGTGGGCGAC CCTGCAGAGGATTTTGGGACCTTCTTCTCTGCAGTGATTGATGCCAAG TCCTTTGCCCGTATCAAGAAGTGGCTGGAGCACGCGCGCTCCTCGCCCAGCCTCACCATCCTGGCCGGGGGCAAGTGTGATGACTCCGTGGGCTACTTTGTGGAGCCCTGCATCGTGGAGAGCAAGGACCCGCAGGAGCCCATCATGAAGGAG GAGATCTTCGGGCCTGTACTGACTGTGTACGTCTACCCGGACGACAAGTACAAGGAGACGCTGCAGCTGGTTGACAGCACCACCAGCTATGGCCTCACGGGGGCAGTGTTCTCCCAGGATAA GGACGTCGTGCTGGAGGCCACAAAGGTGCTGAGGAATGCTGCCGGCAACTTCTACATCAACGACAAGTCCACTGGTTCGGTGGTGGGCCAGCAGCCCTTCGGGGGGGCCCGAGCCTCTG GAACCAATGACAAGCCAGGGGGCCCACACTACATCCTGCGCTGGACGTCGCCCCAGGTCATCAAGGAAACACATAAGCCCCTGAGGGACTGGAGCTATGCGTACATGCAGTGA